One region of Sus scrofa isolate TJ Tabasco breed Duroc chromosome 3, Sscrofa11.1, whole genome shotgun sequence genomic DNA includes:
- the SLC30A3 gene encoding zinc transporter 3 (The RefSeq protein has 1 frameshift compared to this genomic sequence), which yields MEPSPTAGGSETTRLVSPRDRGGIGGGLRLKSLFTEASEPVPEEPKPTEMSFQHCHKDPLPQPGLTPERLQAQRQLCAACAVCCVFMAGEVVGGYLAHSLAIMTDAAHLLADVGSMMGSLFSLWLSTRPATRTMTFGWHRSETLGALASVVSLWMVTGILLYLAFIRLLHSDYHIEGGAMLLTASIAVCANLLMAFVLHQAGPPHSHGSRGAEYAPLEEGPGEALPLGNTSVRAAFVHVLGDLLQSLGVLAASVLIYFKPQYKAADPISTFLFSICALGSTAPTLRDVLRVLMEGTPRSVGFEPVRDTLLSVPGVRATHELHLWSLTLTYHVASAHLAIDSTADPEAVLAEATSRLHSRFGFSSCTLQVEQYQPEMAQCLRCREPPQA from the exons ATGGAGCCCTCTCCCACCGCTGGGGGCTCGGAGACCACTCGCCTGGTGAGCCCCCGAGACCGTGGCGGCATTGGTGGCGGCCTGCGTTTGAAGAG TCTCTTCACAGAGGCCTCAGAGCCCGTCCCCGAGGAGCCCAAACCCACAGAGATGTCcttccagcactgccacaaggaCCCCCTGCCCCAGCCGGGTCTCACCCCTGAGAGGCTGCAGGCGCAGAGGCAGCTGTGCGCCGCCTGTGCTGTGTGCTGCGTCTTCATGGCCGGGGAGGTCGTCG GTGGGTATTTGGCGCACAGCCTGGCCATTATGACCGATGCAGCCCACCTGTTGGCAGACGTGGGCAGCATGATGGGCAGCCTCTTCTCCCTTTGGCTCTCTACCCGTCCAGCCACCCGCACCATGACCTTTGGCTGGCACCGTTCAG AGACTCTGGGGGCTCTGGCCTCTGTGGTCTCCCTCTGGATGGTCACTGGCATCCTTCTGTACCTGGCTTTCATCCGCCTGCTGCACAGCGACTACCACATCGAGGGGGGTGCCATGCTGCTGACCGCCAGCATCGCAGTCTGTGCCAATCTGCT AATGGCCTTTGTGCTGCACCAGGCTGGGCCCCCCCACAGCCACGGGTCTAGGG CAGAGTATGCACCgctggaggaggggcctggggaggccCTGCCCCTGGGGAACACCAGCGTCCGGGCGGCCTTTGTGCATGTGCTGGGGGACCTCCTGCAGAGCCTTGGGGTGCTGGCTGCCTCCGTCCTCATCTACTTCAAG CCTCAATACAAGGCAGCTGACCCCATCAGCaccttcctcttctccatctgCGCCCTCGGATCCACCGCTCCCACCCTCCGAGACGTTCTCCGCGTCCTCATGGAAG GTACCCCCCGAAGTGTGGGGTTCGAGCCTGTGCGAGATACCCTGTTGTCAGTGCCAGGAGTCCGGGCAACCCATGAGTTGCACCTGTGGTCCCTCACGCTCACCTACCACGTTGCCTCTGCACACCTGGCCATCG ACTCCACAGCTGACCCCGAAGCTGTCCTGGCTGAAGCCACATCCCGGCTCCACTCCCGGTTTGGATTCTCCAGCTGTACCCTGCAGGTCGAGCAGTACCAGCCTGAGATGGCCCAGTGCCTGCGCTGCCGGGAGCCCCCCCAAGCCTGA